From Geovibrio ferrireducens, the proteins below share one genomic window:
- a CDS encoding 4Fe-4S dicluster domain-containing protein: MAKQMAFYFDQNRCMGCHACVVACKDWNDVKPGKASWRRLGVTESGAFPNVKVFNLVLSCNHCANPACTAACPVGAIYKRKEDGIVIVDRDKCQNIRSCAVACPYGAPQFGDDKSEPVKKASWAVKHPVQKCTFCWDRLDDGLAPSCVAACPQRALDFGTVEEISAKYPTAQRTAVGMPDSTKDANGNTLTSGDTVPSIFFKPKN, encoded by the coding sequence ATGGCTAAACAGATGGCATTTTACTTTGACCAGAACAGATGCATGGGCTGCCACGCCTGCGTTGTAGCATGCAAAGACTGGAATGACGTTAAGCCCGGCAAGGCAAGCTGGAGAAGGCTTGGTGTAACCGAAAGCGGCGCTTTCCCGAATGTAAAGGTTTTCAACCTTGTACTTTCCTGCAATCACTGCGCAAACCCCGCATGCACTGCGGCCTGCCCCGTGGGAGCGATTTATAAAAGAAAAGAGGACGGCATAGTAATAGTAGACCGTGACAAATGCCAGAACATCCGTTCCTGCGCAGTTGCATGCCCCTACGGTGCTCCTCAGTTCGGCGATGATAAATCCGAACCTGTTAAGAAGGCAAGCTGGGCGGTTAAACACCCTGTACAGAAATGTACCTTCTGCTGGGACAGGCTTGATGACGGTCTTGCGCCTTCATGTGTTGCAGCCTGCCCTCAGAGAGCCCTTGACTTCGGCACTGTTGAGGAGATCAGCGCGAAATACCCCACAGCACAGAGAACCGCTGTAGGTATGCCCGATTCAACTAAAGACGCCAACGGTAATACCCTTACCTCCGGAGATACAGTACCCTCCATTTTCTTTAAACCGAAAAATTAG
- a CDS encoding helix-turn-helix transcriptional regulator: MLPANAGSQQIDTSWNFLNTFGDVAGMFRHALLSCGLEISFLDYTAKETAAADFEIDSAPLEFSFHMAGTGYGRIIKGGRETALLSGISGRSLVTYNPGSRCSVQTFAGEHYRILNLYVSPDRFMEYLGGEPEYVPESFRGILKRNTASINIDAALTPAVRVILDQIVNSPYQGAMNRLFLESKSMELIVHMLHEAEGSRLCRNIPKLCSSDAGRIREARDILIAEMDNPPALDDLARRVGINSTKLKKGFRSLFNSTPYSVLRSERIRHAEVLLGEGLMNITEISHHLGFSDTSHFIREFVKFHGTTPGRFTKTVS, encoded by the coding sequence ATGCTTCCGGCAAATGCAGGTTCGCAGCAAATTGATACATCATGGAATTTTCTGAATACCTTCGGAGATGTCGCAGGGATGTTCAGACATGCGTTACTTTCATGCGGGCTTGAGATCTCTTTTCTTGATTATACGGCAAAAGAAACAGCCGCCGCTGATTTTGAGATAGATTCAGCCCCCCTTGAGTTCTCTTTTCACATGGCCGGAACCGGATATGGAAGAATTATCAAAGGCGGCAGGGAAACAGCCCTCCTGAGCGGAATCTCAGGCAGAAGCCTTGTGACATACAATCCCGGGAGTCGCTGCTCCGTACAGACCTTTGCCGGAGAACACTACCGTATTCTTAACCTGTATGTCTCTCCTGACCGCTTCATGGAATATTTGGGCGGAGAACCGGAATATGTGCCTGAGTCATTCAGGGGCATATTAAAAAGGAACACAGCTTCCATCAATATTGATGCCGCCTTGACTCCTGCTGTCAGGGTTATTCTGGATCAGATCGTAAACAGCCCTTATCAGGGTGCAATGAACAGGCTGTTTCTCGAAAGCAAAAGCATGGAGCTTATTGTTCACATGCTTCATGAAGCGGAAGGAAGCCGTTTATGCAGGAACATTCCAAAGCTCTGCAGCAGTGATGCGGGGAGGATCAGAGAGGCAAGGGATATACTGATAGCTGAAATGGATAATCCGCCTGCTCTGGATGATTTGGCGAGGAGAGTCGGCATCAACAGTACAAAGCTTAAAAAAGGCTTCAGGTCACTGTTTAACTCAACGCCGTATTCTGTTCTTCGCAGCGAGAGGATCAGGCATGCAGAGGTTCTGCTTGGCGAAGGACTGATGAATATCACAGAAATAAGCCACCATCTTGGTTTCAGCGACACATCTCACTTCATCCGTGAATTTGTGAAATTTCACGGAACAACACCCGGAAGATTCACTAAGACCGTTTCCTGA